A portion of the Oscillospiraceae bacterium genome contains these proteins:
- a CDS encoding DUF1071 domain-containing protein, whose protein sequence is MENPFVKLFAIDFKDHLEVKKSGNTELKYVSWAYAWAEVKKLYPTANYEVKKFNGLPYVYDPITGFMVYTTVTIEGVSHEMWLPVLDGANKAMKAVPYTYTTPKWDYNPQTRRREKIGMEERTVEAASMFDVNKAIMRCLVKNLAMFGLGLYVYAGEDLPEDAAPQPEAEPQKQPKPRSASPKQEQPPVPCICARCNQPIKRVKLKDGSIMQAAEFAATHEGMCADCYKATRLNVA, encoded by the coding sequence ATGGAAAATCCATTCGTAAAATTATTTGCTATTGACTTCAAAGATCATCTGGAAGTCAAAAAGTCCGGCAACACGGAACTGAAATATGTAAGCTGGGCGTATGCCTGGGCAGAGGTGAAGAAGCTGTATCCCACTGCCAACTATGAGGTCAAGAAATTCAACGGTCTGCCCTATGTTTATGACCCCATAACCGGATTCATGGTGTATACCACTGTCACGATTGAGGGCGTTTCGCACGAAATGTGGCTGCCTGTACTGGATGGCGCAAACAAAGCCATGAAAGCTGTGCCTTACACCTATACCACCCCGAAATGGGACTACAATCCGCAGACCCGCCGCCGTGAAAAGATCGGCATGGAAGAACGCACCGTAGAAGCAGCCTCTATGTTCGATGTGAATAAGGCTATCATGCGGTGCTTAGTGAAGAACCTTGCTATGTTCGGCCTTGGTCTCTATGTCTACGCCGGAGAGGATTTGCCGGAAGATGCTGCACCGCAGCCGGAGGCAGAACCGCAAAAGCAGCCGAAACCGAGATCCGCTAGCCCGAAGCAGGAACAGCCGCCTGTGCCCTGCATCTGCGCCCGGTGCAATCAGCCCATCAAAAGGGTCAAGCTGAAGGATGGCTCCATCATGCAGGCGGCAGAGTTTGCAGCTACCCATGAGGGAATGTGCGCTGACTGCTATAAAGCAACCAGATTGAACGTAGCATAA
- a CDS encoding antitoxin — translation MGNIFSIRLTDEDKIHLQQRMDETGKNATEVFKSAIYFTKIDADLVDEIISNIGYYASEKDLEGIKEEVHRYVLYRTQK, via the coding sequence ATGGGAAATATCTTTAGTATACGATTGACAGATGAAGATAAAATTCATCTACAACAGAGAATGGATGAAACTGGTAAAAATGCAACAGAAGTATTTAAGAGCGCAATCTATTTTACCAAAATAGATGCAGACCTTGTTGATGAAATTATATCTAATATTGGATATTATGCGAGTGAAAAAGATCTGGAAGGGATAAAAGAGGAGGTTCATAGATATGTGTTATATCGAACTCAAAAATGA
- a CDS encoding DUF3846 domain-containing protein, which yields MEEQKIKVLALLPMELPKEIDLDNTLEAMQKFVGGLIECITLSDTGSEVTLVCNDEGKLLGLPLNRPLWDGADVLAGPGFLAGCDNEGNLTSLPQSTMDFYKEKFRAFIIEI from the coding sequence ATGGAAGAACAAAAAATCAAAGTCCTTGCGCTCCTGCCAATGGAGCTGCCAAAGGAGATTGATCTGGACAACACGCTTGAAGCCATGCAGAAATTTGTAGGCGGGCTGATCGAATGCATCACATTGAGTGACACCGGTTCAGAGGTCACACTGGTCTGCAACGATGAAGGCAAGCTGCTTGGACTGCCGCTCAATCGTCCGCTGTGGGATGGAGCCGATGTTCTTGCCGGGCCGGGATTTCTGGCCGGATGTGACAACGAAGGGAATCTGACTTCCCTGCCGCAGAGTACAATGGATTTCTACAAAGAGAAATTCAGAGCTTTTATCATTGAAATCTAA
- a CDS encoding recombinase family protein, producing MNIYGYCRISTAKQSIDRQIRNIKAEYPTAHIVQEAYTGTSIFRPEWLKLYRILKSGDTVVFDSVSRMSRNAEEGFALYEDLYHKGIRLVFLKEHHIDTETYKKALSGSIAMTGTNVDFILKGINEYLMALAKEQIKLAFEQSEKEVADLHQRTREGLVTARLNGKQVGRKKGVGFETKKSREAKQIIRTHCKTFGGTLDDAECMKLTGLARNTYYKYKRQIRAELIAEQDLPKGASIFYEPPKSF from the coding sequence ATGAACATCTATGGCTATTGCCGAATCTCTACGGCAAAGCAGAGCATTGACCGTCAGATCCGCAACATCAAGGCCGAGTACCCGACTGCCCATATCGTGCAGGAAGCCTACACCGGCACATCCATCTTTCGCCCGGAATGGCTGAAGCTCTATCGGATTCTGAAATCCGGGGATACTGTGGTGTTCGATTCGGTGTCCCGGATGTCCAGAAATGCAGAAGAGGGTTTTGCTCTGTACGAAGACCTCTACCATAAGGGCATCCGGCTGGTATTCTTGAAAGAACACCACATCGACACCGAGACCTACAAAAAAGCCCTGTCCGGCAGCATTGCCATGACAGGGACAAATGTGGACTTCATCTTAAAAGGCATCAACGAGTATCTAATGGCCTTGGCAAAAGAGCAGATCAAGCTGGCCTTTGAGCAGTCCGAAAAAGAAGTTGCCGATCTGCACCAGCGCACCCGTGAGGGGCTTGTGACCGCCCGGCTGAACGGCAAGCAGGTTGGCCGCAAAAAGGGTGTTGGCTTCGAAACGAAAAAATCCAGAGAAGCTAAGCAGATCATCCGCACCCATTGCAAGACCTTTGGCGGTACACTTGACGATGCCGAGTGCATGAAGCTCACCGGTCTTGCCCGGAATACCTATTATAAGTACAAGCGTCAGATTCGTGCTGAACTGATAGCTGAACAGGATTTGCCGAAAGGAGCAAGCATCTTTTATGAACCGCCAAAATCATTCTGA
- a CDS encoding ATP-binding protein produces MKDLQFPVGISNFEKIREGGYYYIDKTNLISELLSGGIAEVTLITRPRRFGKSLGMSTLANFLDITKDSKQMFEGLAISKNTELCKKWMNQCPVVFFSFKDTDGLTFESAYGMLCMKLAFAFQDYQFLLDDAAISDDDKGIFKRILGRTASMDETKSCFLLLTRMLEIHFKKSAVVILDEYDVPIAKASSNGYYSQMLDVMRAMMSTTLKDNTSLDFAVVTGCLKIAKESIFTGTNNFVSDTIPSPRLSESFGFTQADVDQMLKDAGLESQSAEIKAWYDGYHFGDADIYCPWDVISYLRDFQYGVAQKPKSYWKNTSDNAIIRSFIDYAGDNITTKLETLMAGGSIVQHIEENLTYDYLHSSEENLWSVLYLTGYLTKVRDKDLTDSLPDGCSALMIPNAEIREIFETTVSKWFDDSAKAWNRSPLFDAVWSGNNEALTKEMTKLLRMTISYHDYREDFYHAFLAGIFTGAGYVVESNKEHGEGRSDVIVKDIRNGRVAIFEAKYSKTLDALPDACDAAIQQINDRMYAADFRDDYDDILCYGIAFFKKRCMVRKK; encoded by the coding sequence ATGAAAGATTTGCAGTTTCCTGTCGGAATCTCGAATTTTGAGAAGATTCGAGAAGGCGGGTATTATTATATCGACAAGACCAATCTGATTTCTGAACTTCTTAGCGGAGGTATCGCTGAAGTAACATTGATCACTCGTCCTCGCCGTTTCGGAAAATCACTTGGTATGAGCACTCTCGCAAATTTTCTGGACATCACCAAAGACAGCAAGCAGATGTTTGAGGGATTGGCGATTTCCAAAAATACAGAGCTTTGTAAAAAATGGATGAACCAGTGTCCCGTGGTATTTTTCTCTTTCAAGGACACGGACGGTCTGACCTTTGAAAGTGCCTATGGAATGCTGTGCATGAAACTGGCATTTGCATTTCAGGATTATCAGTTTCTTTTGGATGACGCTGCTATTTCTGACGATGACAAGGGCATCTTTAAGCGGATTCTGGGACGCACTGCATCCATGGATGAAACCAAAAGCTGCTTTTTGCTGTTGACCCGGATGCTGGAAATCCACTTCAAAAAGTCGGCGGTCGTCATTCTGGATGAGTATGATGTTCCCATTGCTAAAGCCAGCAGCAACGGATATTATTCGCAGATGCTGGACGTGATGCGGGCTATGATGAGCACCACACTCAAAGACAATACCTCGCTCGACTTTGCTGTTGTTACCGGCTGTCTGAAAATTGCCAAAGAAAGCATCTTTACCGGGACGAACAATTTCGTTTCGGATACGATTCCTTCTCCCCGGCTGAGCGAATCCTTTGGTTTCACACAGGCAGATGTGGATCAAATGCTGAAAGATGCCGGTCTTGAATCGCAGTCTGCTGAAATCAAGGCTTGGTACGATGGTTATCATTTTGGCGATGCAGACATTTATTGTCCGTGGGACGTGATCAGTTATCTGCGGGATTTCCAGTATGGTGTAGCACAGAAGCCGAAAAGCTATTGGAAAAACACCAGTGATAACGCCATCATCCGTTCTTTCATCGACTATGCAGGCGACAATATCACCACAAAGCTCGAAACGCTGATGGCTGGCGGCTCCATTGTTCAGCATATTGAAGAAAACCTGACCTACGATTATCTGCACTCCTCTGAGGAAAATCTTTGGAGTGTGCTGTATCTGACAGGCTATCTGACCAAGGTGCGGGATAAGGATCTGACGGATTCGCTGCCGGATGGCTGCTCTGCGCTGATGATTCCAAATGCAGAGATTCGGGAAATTTTTGAAACCACTGTAAGCAAATGGTTTGACGACAGTGCAAAGGCATGGAACCGCAGCCCGTTGTTTGATGCAGTCTGGAGCGGAAACAACGAAGCTCTGACAAAAGAAATGACCAAGCTGCTGCGCATGACCATCAGCTACCATGACTATCGGGAGGATTTTTACCACGCTTTCCTTGCAGGCATCTTTACTGGTGCTGGCTATGTGGTGGAATCCAACAAAGAGCATGGCGAGGGTCGCAGCGATGTTATTGTAAAGGATATCCGCAATGGCCGTGTGGCAATTTTTGAAGCCAAGTATTCCAAAACTCTGGATGCTCTGCCGGATGCCTGTGATGCTGCCATTCAGCAGATCAATGACCGGATGTATGCAGCAGACTTCCGGGATGACTATGATGACATCCTCTGTTATGGCATCGCATTCTTCAAAAAGCGTTGCATGGTAAGGAAAAAATAA
- a CDS encoding AAA family ATPase: MDKFDEKVIGYESTKDILRQILDILKRPEVYKRKGVSIPRGLLMESDPGLGKSLLASILIEESERKPFVFRKTSQENSFLDELRTVFAMAKEDAPSILLLEDLNLYVESNSPYAPEWACLQACIDDAKDTDLFVIATTNDTRYMPPSLLRPGRFDYVIYLQPPIGENAENIVSYYLRDKDLAEDVLISDIVKAMPKVSCATLETVMNLAALNSVYQGHEHIQKEDITEALLQVVYKLQKTDKETDSTERQLIAVHEAAHAVVGEVLHPGSIGIVTVRGSQGVIGGMVNGCATYAQNEEEFLDEVTKTLAGRAGVSLIYGVMDIRASADIEQADKLMDIWQCHFAGGGFVGIESGDNRMSEQRLSYNEAIKSAKLEELYRRAYKNLHDNRDFLLAVQKELLEHETLLNSDLAKIRESCI, from the coding sequence ATGGATAAGTTTGATGAAAAAGTTATCGGTTACGAATCTACGAAAGACATTCTGCGTCAGATTCTGGATATTCTAAAAAGACCGGAGGTTTATAAAAGAAAGGGTGTTTCTATTCCAAGAGGGCTGCTGATGGAATCTGATCCTGGTCTTGGAAAAAGTCTGCTGGCATCTATCCTGATAGAAGAATCTGAACGGAAGCCCTTTGTTTTTCGTAAAACCAGTCAGGAAAACAGTTTTCTGGATGAATTAAGGACTGTATTTGCTATGGCAAAGGAGGACGCACCTAGTATACTGCTCTTAGAAGATTTGAACCTCTATGTAGAATCGAATTCTCCCTATGCTCCGGAATGGGCTTGTCTGCAAGCCTGTATTGATGATGCAAAGGACACAGATCTTTTTGTGATTGCTACTACTAACGATACAAGGTATATGCCACCATCCCTGTTGAGACCGGGTAGATTTGATTATGTGATCTATCTGCAACCTCCGATTGGAGAGAATGCAGAGAACATTGTCAGCTACTATCTCAGGGATAAAGATTTGGCAGAGGATGTGCTGATCTCAGATATCGTCAAGGCTATGCCCAAGGTAAGCTGTGCTACACTGGAAACGGTAATGAACCTTGCTGCGCTGAATAGTGTCTATCAAGGTCATGAGCACATCCAGAAGGAAGATATCACAGAAGCTCTTCTTCAGGTGGTATATAAACTCCAAAAGACGGATAAGGAAACTGACTCCACAGAGCGTCAGCTAATTGCAGTACATGAAGCTGCCCATGCAGTGGTCGGAGAAGTTCTTCACCCCGGAAGCATTGGAATTGTCACGGTTCGCGGAAGCCAAGGTGTAATTGGTGGTATGGTAAATGGCTGTGCTACTTATGCACAAAATGAGGAGGAATTTCTGGATGAAGTGACCAAAACATTGGCAGGCAGAGCGGGTGTGTCTCTGATCTATGGTGTTATGGATATTCGTGCATCGGCCGATATAGAGCAAGCAGATAAGCTCATGGATATTTGGCAGTGTCACTTTGCAGGAGGTGGCTTCGTAGGAATTGAATCAGGGGACAACAGAATGTCCGAGCAGAGACTTTCTTATAATGAAGCCATCAAGTCAGCAAAACTGGAAGAACTTTACCGAAGAGCCTATAAAAATCTCCATGACAACAGAGATTTCCTGCTTGCTGTTCAGAAAGAACTTCTGGAACATGAAACGCTTCTGAACAGTGACCTTGCAAAAATTCGGGAATCTTGTATCTAA
- a CDS encoding relaxase/mobilization nuclease domain-containing protein — translation MCYIELKNEKYETLEDLKRLLHYILRLDKTAEDSQRANTITNTLAGCQPAMIPNEYLCDPSSVYHLMLFEVRRRHKGIPQFAKHRIVSFAATDCILPQDVVSLAERIASIYAKNGYITAYGIHADRFNVHIHFAVCAVSFQTQNMFHIQWKSEWKMLVTVTNQWKSEFDEMLQNNIQMRQSREAALYGDDIVRYGSISLTAKGQMNQNRKSKRK, via the coding sequence ATGTGTTATATCGAACTCAAAAATGAGAAGTATGAAACTTTGGAAGATTTAAAACGGTTACTGCATTATATTCTTAGATTAGATAAAACAGCAGAAGATAGTCAAAGAGCGAATACTATAACAAATACCTTAGCAGGTTGTCAGCCAGCGATGATTCCCAATGAATATTTGTGTGATCCGAGTTCAGTTTATCATCTGATGCTTTTTGAAGTCAGGAGAAGACATAAAGGTATTCCGCAGTTTGCAAAACACCGCATTGTTTCCTTCGCAGCAACAGATTGTATTTTGCCACAGGATGTAGTATCTCTAGCAGAAAGAATAGCAAGTATCTATGCGAAGAACGGTTATATTACAGCCTATGGAATTCATGCGGATAGATTTAATGTACATATTCATTTTGCAGTTTGTGCAGTATCGTTTCAAACACAGAATATGTTTCATATTCAATGGAAATCTGAGTGGAAAATGCTTGTAACGGTAACAAATCAATGGAAATCTGAGTTTGACGAGATGCTTCAAAATAATATCCAAATGAGGCAGTCAAGAGAAGCTGCATTGTATGGCGATGATATCGTTCGATACGGAAGCATTTCTCTGACAGCAAAAGGTCAAATGAATCAGAACAGAAAATCAAAGCGCAAATAA
- a CDS encoding ATP-binding protein codes for MVLRKSYLDKIIPFIDQDLIKVLVGIRRCGKTVLLGQIKDVLLQRNIPAQNIIQVNFESMRFRNTRTAETLYDYIAEKAEGCTGKIYILLDEIQEVERWQIAINSLRVDFDCDIYLTGSNSKLLSGELATYLSGRYIQIQVFPFSLAEAKQQCIENGTYTSDEKLFADYLKYGGFPQRFFLPDDHSITTYLDDLYEAIIVRDIMLRHNIREQTALRNVLAFLLDNIGNPFSARNISGRMVSEGIKTTTATVLNYVDYFKEAFILLNASRYDIKGKALLSSTEKYYAVDLGLRNVIKKSEKLDSNKLYENIVYLEMRSRGYEVQVGKLDDTEIDFICYRGDEKLYIQVAYLITPADEEREFGNLERLHDNYPKYVISGDLMNLSRNGIIHRNIIDFLLNP; via the coding sequence ATGGTTCTGCGCAAAAGTTATTTGGATAAGATCATTCCTTTTATCGATCAGGATCTGATCAAAGTTCTGGTTGGAATCCGGCGCTGTGGAAAAACAGTCCTTCTCGGTCAGATCAAGGACGTGCTCCTCCAGCGCAACATTCCCGCACAGAACATTATTCAGGTCAATTTTGAGTCCATGCGCTTCCGCAACACCCGTACTGCAGAAACGCTTTACGACTACATCGCAGAAAAAGCGGAAGGCTGCACCGGCAAAATTTATATTCTTCTGGATGAGATTCAGGAGGTGGAGCGCTGGCAGATTGCAATCAATTCTCTTCGTGTCGATTTCGATTGTGATATTTACCTGACCGGCTCCAATTCCAAGCTGCTTTCCGGCGAACTGGCAACCTATCTTTCCGGACGATACATCCAGATTCAGGTTTTCCCCTTTTCGCTGGCCGAAGCAAAACAGCAATGCATTGAAAACGGAACCTATACTTCGGATGAAAAGCTCTTCGCAGACTATTTGAAGTACGGCGGTTTTCCGCAGCGTTTCTTCCTCCCTGACGATCATTCAATCACCACCTATCTGGACGATCTTTACGAGGCTATCATTGTCCGTGACATCATGCTGCGCCACAATATTCGCGAACAGACCGCATTACGTAATGTCCTTGCATTCCTGCTGGACAATATCGGCAATCCGTTTTCTGCCCGTAATATCAGTGGACGCATGGTTTCGGAAGGAATCAAGACAACCACTGCTACCGTACTGAACTACGTTGATTATTTCAAGGAAGCCTTTATCCTTCTGAATGCAAGCCGCTATGATATCAAAGGAAAAGCGCTCCTGTCCAGCACAGAAAAGTACTATGCAGTCGATCTTGGGCTGCGGAACGTTATCAAGAAAAGCGAAAAGCTTGACAGCAACAAGCTGTATGAGAACATCGTATATCTGGAAATGCGGAGCCGTGGCTATGAAGTTCAGGTCGGCAAGCTGGACGACACCGAAATTGATTTTATCTGCTACCGTGGAGATGAAAAGCTCTATATTCAGGTTGCTTACCTGATCACTCCCGCCGATGAAGAACGGGAGTTCGGTAATCTTGAGCGGCTGCACGACAACTATCCTAAGTATGTTATCAGTGGTGATTTGATGAATTTAAGCCGAAACGGAATCATTCATCGAAACATCATTGATTTTCTGCTCAATCCGTAA
- a CDS encoding helix-turn-helix domain-containing protein: MEREKPTFDILGRIERERLSRGWSEYALAENSGLTQSTISTWRRRNLQPNVASLEKICSGLGISLSQFFQEEDSVYLTPDQKEILDLWAKLSPVQRTTVSQMLRSFLYIKEEE; encoded by the coding sequence ATGGAACGAGAGAAGCCCACATTTGATATCCTTGGCCGTATTGAGCGGGAACGCCTTTCCCGTGGCTGGTCTGAGTATGCCCTCGCAGAGAATTCTGGCCTGACACAATCTACCATTTCTACCTGGCGCAGACGGAATCTCCAACCCAATGTAGCTTCTCTTGAGAAAATCTGCTCCGGTCTTGGTATCTCGCTTTCTCAGTTCTTTCAGGAAGAAGACTCTGTTTACTTAACCCCCGATCAAAAGGAAATTCTTGATCTATGGGCTAAACTCTCTCCTGTTCAAAGAACAACGGTCTCTCAAATGCTGCGTTCCTTCCTATATATAAAGGAAGAGGAATAA
- a CDS encoding WYL domain-containing protein — translation MEKDILKTTRVLELYQAFLSGKLINKQEAAEQYHVNARSIQRDIDSIRDFLAEQCAKGGIVRKIEYDKKENGYRLVTQEVEQLSKGEVLALCKILLESRAFTKEQVEKQLQIILNLCVSQKEKAEVEWFISNELFNYHDPAHAAIDPDNLWMAAQAIRNQSVLEIEYQKLKDHQIVKRTVEPVGLMFSEYYFYLMGIITDSSTRETFHKKNDPYPTIYRLDRIHSIRETGKKFSVPYKDRFKEGEYKNRTQFMFGGEPQKISFNYYGPSVEAVLDKFPMAKVVDKQEGVCSIEAEVFGTGVKMWLLSQGSKVKVTAPETLVQEMKQEIEKMDDWY, via the coding sequence ATGGAAAAGGATATCTTAAAAACCACCCGCGTGTTGGAGCTTTATCAAGCCTTTCTTTCCGGTAAGCTCATCAACAAACAGGAAGCCGCAGAGCAGTACCATGTGAATGCTCGCTCCATCCAGAGAGATATTGACAGTATCCGGGATTTTCTGGCGGAACAGTGCGCCAAAGGAGGCATCGTAAGAAAAATCGAGTACGACAAAAAGGAAAACGGCTACCGTCTGGTCACGCAGGAGGTTGAGCAACTTTCCAAAGGTGAAGTTCTGGCTCTGTGCAAGATTCTGCTGGAAAGCCGAGCTTTCACCAAAGAGCAGGTTGAGAAGCAGTTGCAGATCATCCTGAACCTCTGTGTGTCCCAGAAGGAAAAGGCAGAGGTCGAATGGTTTATCAGCAATGAGCTGTTCAACTATCACGACCCGGCTCATGCAGCCATTGACCCGGACAATCTGTGGATGGCGGCGCAGGCCATCCGCAATCAGTCGGTGTTGGAAATCGAGTATCAGAAGCTGAAAGACCATCAGATCGTAAAACGGACGGTTGAGCCGGTGGGGCTGATGTTCTCAGAGTATTATTTCTACCTCATGGGTATCATCACAGACAGTTCCACCAGAGAGACTTTCCATAAAAAGAACGATCCTTATCCCACCATTTACCGGCTTGACAGGATACATTCCATCAGGGAAACGGGCAAGAAGTTCTCTGTACCCTATAAAGACCGCTTCAAAGAGGGCGAGTACAAGAACCGGACGCAGTTCATGTTCGGCGGAGAGCCGCAGAAAATCAGTTTCAACTACTATGGGCCCTCGGTGGAAGCTGTTCTGGACAAGTTTCCCATGGCAAAAGTTGTGGACAAACAGGAGGGCGTATGCTCCATTGAAGCAGAAGTCTTTGGAACGGGCGTGAAAATGTGGCTGCTCAGTCAGGGCAGCAAAGTCAAAGTGACTGCGCCGGAAACGCTGGTGCAGGAGATGAAACAGGAAATTGAAAAGATGGACGATTGGTATTAA
- a CDS encoding AAA family ATPase, whose amino-acid sequence MKRSAENILASYIDALHPIIYINHFDFKVIDAAIAHVGQGAKCVEFNNALGLVDFKTKSPMKGCSLEEFLKLTMDDGFEQQTFLILKDVHRELDNPKVIAYMKRIAENNLYNENYSATIFIVSEVTVIPRELENYITIFDIPLPTIDEIRGIIRAFITDMEIEVDADTIDEIALSFKGLNEFQIRQILTLAYQDGGCITRGDKALILKEKEQFIKKSGMLEIVNFSESIEDIGGLENLKDWLYRKAFIFRELDKAIKFGVDVPKGIMIIGMPGCGKSLTAKATASLFEIPLVRLDVGRLLGKYVGESEENMRNALKLSEAISPCVLWIDEIEKAFAGVGGEGGGNDVTTRLFGQFLTWMQEKENTVFIVATANDISRLPPEFLRKGRFDELFFVDLPNGTERRKILEIHLKKRKKWNENIDSIALIKETEGYNGADLEAVVKDTIERAFIEGRTTITTADLIRSIKDTKSISCTLKDKIASIQKTVEKIDIKPASLDDKKEKEPDPSQVYMKAAKAKV is encoded by the coding sequence ATGAAACGCAGTGCAGAAAATATCCTGGCTTCCTACATTGACGCGCTGCACCCGATCATTTACATTAACCACTTTGATTTCAAGGTGATCGATGCAGCAATTGCGCACGTTGGGCAGGGTGCAAAATGTGTGGAGTTCAACAATGCGCTTGGACTTGTGGACTTTAAGACCAAAAGCCCTATGAAGGGCTGCTCTCTGGAAGAATTTTTGAAGTTGACCATGGATGATGGGTTCGAGCAGCAGACCTTCCTTATTCTGAAGGATGTCCACCGGGAACTGGATAATCCCAAAGTAATTGCGTACATGAAGCGCATTGCGGAAAACAACCTCTATAACGAGAATTACAGTGCTACGATTTTTATTGTCTCAGAAGTGACTGTCATTCCGCGTGAGCTGGAAAATTACATTACGATTTTTGATATCCCGCTGCCGACCATTGATGAGATTCGGGGCATTATTCGTGCGTTCATCACAGATATGGAAATTGAGGTGGATGCTGACACCATTGACGAAATTGCCCTTTCGTTCAAGGGACTAAACGAGTTCCAGATCCGGCAGATTCTGACGTTGGCGTATCAGGACGGTGGCTGTATCACACGAGGAGATAAGGCTCTGATCCTGAAGGAAAAGGAGCAGTTCATCAAGAAATCCGGCATGTTGGAGATCGTTAACTTCAGTGAAAGCATTGAGGACATCGGTGGTCTGGAAAATCTGAAAGACTGGCTGTACCGCAAGGCGTTTATCTTCCGGGAGCTGGACAAGGCCATCAAGTTCGGTGTGGATGTGCCCAAAGGCATTATGATCATCGGTATGCCGGGCTGTGGTAAGAGCCTGACTGCCAAGGCGACGGCAAGTCTGTTTGAGATTCCGCTGGTGCGCCTGGACGTGGGACGGCTGCTGGGAAAGTATGTGGGTGAATCCGAAGAAAATATGCGGAACGCGCTCAAGCTTTCGGAGGCCATCAGCCCGTGTGTGCTCTGGATCGATGAAATTGAAAAAGCCTTTGCCGGTGTCGGCGGCGAGGGCGGCGGCAACGATGTGACTACACGGTTGTTTGGTCAGTTCCTGACCTGGATGCAGGAAAAAGAGAACACGGTCTTTATTGTGGCGACCGCAAATGATATCTCCCGTCTGCCGCCGGAATTTCTGCGTAAAGGCCGCTTTGATGAGCTGTTTTTTGTGGATTTGCCCAATGGAACCGAGCGCCGGAAGATTTTGGAAATTCACTTGAAAAAGCGCAAAAAGTGGAATGAGAACATTGATTCCATTGCACTTATCAAAGAAACAGAAGGCTACAATGGCGCAGATCTGGAAGCTGTGGTCAAGGATACCATTGAACGTGCCTTCATCGAGGGCAGAACGACCATTACCACAGCCGATTTGATCCGCTCCATCAAGGACACCAAGTCCATTTCCTGCACACTGAAAGATAAGATCGCCAGCATCCAGAAAACTGTGGAGAAGATCGATATCAAGCCTGCCAGCCTGGACGACAAGAAGGAAAAAGAACCGGACCCCTCACAGGTGTATATGAAGGCTGCAAAAGCAAAAGTATAG
- a CDS encoding helix-turn-helix domain-containing protein yields the protein MFDCYDTLITPEEVADMLGCGMNTTYKLLKSGKIKAMRIGRSWKIPKRAVQEYIVQESHLKSVGW from the coding sequence ATGTTTGATTGCTATGACACTCTGATCACTCCAGAAGAAGTTGCTGATATGCTGGGATGTGGTATGAACACTACCTATAAGCTTTTGAAGTCAGGAAAGATAAAAGCCATGAGAATCGGCCGATCTTGGAAGATTCCCAAGAGAGCGGTGCAGGAATATATTGTACAGGAATCCCACCTGAAATCAGTTGGGTGGTAA